A genomic region of Mesorhizobium sp. NZP2077 contains the following coding sequences:
- a CDS encoding TetR/AcrR family transcriptional regulator, with translation MTTVKRTFRRREPTQQRSRQTVDCVLEAVQLVVKRHGTQAITTNRIAEAAGVSVGSLYQYFPDKRAIFTALHDRHVDDVRQVIGQTTAAYASAPLQDFTGELVRGLVNVHVDAAELHEIVSSAVPEGAVGFRNALHHTFGRVLSRADERQYSVDETERMLFVLPRMVESLVHGAVHQARALSRDVVRSEAIRTVQVYVNSF, from the coding sequence ATGACCACGGTCAAAAGAACCTTTAGGCGGCGCGAGCCGACACAGCAACGCTCGCGGCAGACCGTGGACTGCGTGCTCGAGGCGGTCCAACTTGTGGTGAAGCGTCACGGGACCCAGGCCATCACCACGAATCGCATCGCGGAGGCCGCCGGCGTTAGCGTCGGATCGCTCTATCAGTACTTCCCCGACAAGCGCGCAATCTTCACCGCCCTTCATGACCGACACGTCGACGATGTACGGCAGGTTATCGGGCAGACGACGGCTGCCTACGCCTCGGCTCCGCTGCAGGACTTCACAGGCGAACTCGTCCGAGGTCTGGTGAACGTGCACGTGGATGCTGCGGAACTGCACGAGATTGTTTCGTCCGCCGTTCCGGAAGGCGCTGTTGGCTTCAGGAACGCGCTGCATCACACCTTCGGGCGAGTGCTGTCACGCGCAGACGAAAGGCAATACAGCGTCGACGAGACGGAGCGAATGCTTTTTGTCCTTCCGCGCATGGTGGAATCCCTCGTGCACGGAGCGGTCCACCAGGCGCGCGCCCTCTCGCGTGATGTCGTCAGGAGCGAGGCGATCCGTACCGTACAGGTCTATGTGAATTCTTTTTAG
- a CDS encoding aminopeptidase P family N-terminal domain-containing protein, whose protein sequence is MPVASVGLKSMSLPEFGEPTVMPLIARTTHEARIKALIARGAKAGFDAFAVYGDREHAANVAYLSGYDPRFEETLLVVVPSKPPRLLVGNEGWGYAEICDGPYERVLYQTFSLPAQPRDRSDALSDILAGCGLKPGQRIGAIGWKPFGTGDAGFDEMALDLPSFIADTLRAFVGDKGAVLNAANLLMNPSDGLRAINEADQLASFEFAATFTSQGLRNVLRGIEPGMTELQAARLMGMNGLPHGCHPMLSAGKRAAYGLPSPRLDVINRGDPVTMAYGIQGALNARAGFLAEGASELPPAIRDYVEKLVAPYFAAVVDWYEAIGIGTTGGALWKAVHDRIGDPFFGVSLNPGHLVHIDEWMHSPVFSGSDIKLRSGMALQVDIIPATGSDYFTTNIEDGIALADAALREEIAARHPEAWSRIEARRAFMADVLGIRLKPEVLPFSNIPAFLPPFWLSRNSAMAVVGR, encoded by the coding sequence ATGCCTGTCGCGTCGGTCGGCCTGAAATCCATGTCGCTGCCGGAATTCGGCGAACCGACGGTGATGCCGCTGATTGCGCGGACCACCCATGAAGCGCGCATCAAGGCGCTAATCGCGCGCGGCGCCAAGGCCGGCTTCGATGCCTTCGCCGTCTATGGCGACCGCGAACACGCAGCCAATGTCGCCTATCTCTCAGGTTACGATCCTCGTTTCGAAGAGACCTTACTGGTGGTCGTTCCCAGCAAGCCGCCAAGACTTCTCGTCGGCAATGAGGGCTGGGGCTATGCCGAAATCTGCGATGGGCCTTACGAGCGCGTGCTCTACCAGACCTTCTCGCTCCCGGCGCAGCCACGCGACCGCTCGGACGCGCTTTCCGACATCCTTGCCGGCTGCGGCCTGAAGCCCGGCCAGAGGATCGGCGCCATCGGCTGGAAGCCTTTTGGCACCGGCGATGCCGGGTTCGATGAGATGGCGCTCGACCTGCCGTCCTTTATTGCCGATACGCTGCGCGCCTTCGTCGGCGACAAGGGCGCCGTCTTGAATGCCGCCAATCTTTTGATGAACCCCAGCGACGGCCTGCGCGCCATCAACGAGGCCGACCAGCTGGCTAGCTTCGAGTTTGCCGCGACCTTCACCTCGCAAGGGCTGCGCAATGTCCTGCGAGGTATCGAGCCCGGCATGACCGAACTTCAGGCGGCGCGACTGATGGGCATGAACGGCCTGCCGCATGGCTGTCACCCGATGCTGTCGGCGGGAAAACGCGCCGCCTATGGCCTGCCCAGCCCTCGCCTCGATGTCATCAACCGTGGCGACCCGGTCACCATGGCCTATGGCATCCAGGGCGCGCTCAATGCTCGTGCCGGGTTCCTGGCCGAGGGCGCCTCGGAGTTGCCTCCTGCCATACGCGACTATGTCGAAAAGCTGGTCGCGCCCTATTTCGCCGCAGTCGTCGACTGGTACGAAGCGATCGGCATCGGCACGACGGGCGGCGCTTTGTGGAAGGCGGTGCATGACCGCATCGGTGACCCGTTCTTTGGCGTCTCCCTCAATCCCGGCCATCTCGTCCATATCGACGAGTGGATGCATTCGCCGGTGTTTTCCGGCTCCGACATCAAATTGCGATCCGGCATGGCGTTGCAGGTCGACATCATTCCGGCGACCGGCAGCGACTACTTCACCACCAATATCGAGGATGGCATCGCGCTCGCCGACGCGGCACTGCGCGAGGAGATTGCGGCGCGCCATCCCGAGGCTTGGAGCCGTATCGAGGCGCGCCGTGCCTTCATGGCCGATGTGCTCGGCATCCGCCTCAAGCCCGAGGTGCTGCCCTTCTCCAACATCCCGGCGTTTCTTCCGCCATTTTGGCTTTCGCGCAACAGTGCGATGGCTGTAGTCGGCCGCTGA
- a CDS encoding alpha/beta hydrolase, protein MGLLAGVGISDVLLKKIFSVVLALLVAGCAGPQTQELLGSAVMSAPVTEIAGNHSIFIATTRKKSDDPNKVFDGERSATLNYARVNVTVPGLHQTGQIERRSRGKSNDPAKYFMASEVVGYDTQPKFSSALNADIAARGGRVMVFVHGYNTGFDDAVYRLTQIVHDSGYPGTPVLFSWASGARTTDYVYDKESASAARDQLEVTLRMLQQSGARRIDIVAHSMGTWVTMETLRQMAISGDRDLGGKLGDVVLASPDIDVDVFKSQMRRYGKPDKPFILLLSDDDRALRLSGLIAGSRPRVGDYKDAADLATYGVTVVDLSKVKGSDSFNHTKFADNPTLVKMIGQRLRDDDGFASDRDVTDRITQLGQ, encoded by the coding sequence ATGGGCCTTTTGGCCGGAGTTGGAATTTCAGACGTGCTTTTGAAGAAGATATTTTCGGTTGTCCTTGCCTTGCTCGTTGCCGGCTGCGCCGGCCCGCAAACCCAGGAACTGCTTGGCAGCGCAGTCATGTCCGCGCCGGTGACGGAAATCGCCGGCAACCACTCGATCTTCATCGCCACGACGCGCAAGAAATCCGACGATCCCAACAAGGTTTTCGATGGCGAGCGTTCGGCCACGCTGAACTACGCGCGCGTCAACGTCACCGTTCCCGGGCTCCACCAAACCGGCCAGATCGAGCGGCGCTCGCGCGGCAAATCGAATGATCCGGCCAAATATTTCATGGCATCCGAGGTCGTCGGCTACGACACGCAGCCGAAATTCTCCAGCGCGCTCAATGCCGATATCGCCGCGCGTGGCGGCCGCGTCATGGTCTTCGTGCATGGCTACAATACCGGCTTCGACGACGCCGTCTACCGCTTGACGCAGATCGTTCACGATTCCGGCTACCCGGGCACGCCGGTGCTGTTTTCCTGGGCCTCGGGCGCCAGGACCACCGACTATGTCTACGACAAGGAAAGTGCCAGCGCCGCCCGCGACCAGCTCGAAGTGACCTTGCGCATGCTGCAGCAGTCCGGCGCGCGGCGCATCGACATTGTGGCGCATTCGATGGGAACCTGGGTGACCATGGAAACGCTGCGCCAGATGGCCATCAGCGGCGACCGTGACCTTGGCGGCAAGCTGGGCGACGTGGTGCTGGCCTCGCCCGACATCGACGTCGACGTGTTCAAGAGCCAGATGCGGCGCTACGGCAAGCCGGACAAGCCATTCATCCTGTTGCTGTCCGACGACGACCGCGCACTGAGGCTGTCCGGCCTGATCGCGGGTTCGAGGCCACGCGTCGGCGATTACAAGGATGCCGCCGATCTTGCCACTTATGGCGTGACCGTGGTCGATCTTTCCAAGGTCAAGGGCAGCGACAGCTTCAACCATACGAAATTCGCCGACAATCCGACCCTGGTGAAGATGATCGGACAGCGGCTGCGCGACGACGACGGCTTCGCCAGCGACCGGGACGTGACCGACCGCATAACCCAACTCGGGCAGTAG
- a CDS encoding alpha/beta hydrolase encodes MTVRVKSVVAITFALLVAGCAGNTHDLLNKTTVAVPASAIAATHEIFVATTRRKATKDPRQVFDGDRSLTTSFARVDVTVPASHQVGAIERAKGSANSNPAKDFTAKDVTYYEGAPQFAKAVGADIAMRGDRALVFVHGFNNGFDDGVYRLTQIAHDTKYPGTPVLFSWASSAKTTGYIYDKDSANAARDDLEATLRMLAKTRVKSIDIIAHSMGTWLTMEALRQLAITGDRDLGGKLGYVILASPDIDVDVFKKQMIRYGKPDKPFAVLLSGDDRALKLSSLISGDKPRVGDYGNAADLASYGVSVVDLTKTKGGDGGLNHAKFADNPILVQLLGNRLRTPAGLASDEPDPAQLNNIGQGLGKAVGSVAEVVITTPLKVLTIVTGG; translated from the coding sequence GTGACCGTGCGTGTGAAGAGTGTCGTCGCCATTACTTTCGCGCTGCTGGTCGCCGGCTGCGCTGGAAATACGCACGATCTGCTCAACAAGACGACAGTCGCGGTGCCGGCTTCCGCCATCGCGGCCACGCATGAGATCTTCGTCGCCACCACCCGCCGGAAGGCGACGAAGGACCCGCGGCAGGTGTTCGACGGCGATCGTTCGCTGACCACCAGCTTCGCCCGGGTCGATGTCACGGTTCCGGCGAGCCATCAGGTCGGCGCCATCGAGCGCGCCAAGGGTTCCGCCAACAGCAATCCGGCCAAGGACTTCACCGCCAAAGACGTCACCTATTACGAAGGCGCGCCGCAATTCGCCAAGGCGGTCGGCGCCGACATCGCCATGCGCGGCGACCGCGCGCTGGTTTTCGTGCATGGCTTCAACAACGGTTTCGACGACGGTGTCTACCGGCTGACGCAGATCGCCCACGACACGAAATATCCGGGCACGCCGGTGCTGTTTTCCTGGGCGTCGAGCGCCAAGACGACGGGCTACATCTACGACAAGGACAGTGCCAACGCGGCGCGTGACGATCTCGAGGCGACGCTCAGGATGCTCGCCAAGACGCGGGTCAAGAGCATCGACATCATCGCCCATTCGATGGGAACCTGGTTGACGATGGAGGCGCTGCGCCAACTCGCCATCACCGGCGACCGCGATCTCGGCGGTAAACTCGGCTATGTCATCCTGGCTTCGCCCGACATCGATGTCGACGTGTTCAAGAAGCAGATGATCCGCTACGGCAAGCCGGACAAGCCGTTTGCCGTGCTGCTTTCAGGTGACGACCGGGCGCTCAAACTGTCTTCCCTGATCTCCGGCGACAAGCCGCGTGTCGGCGACTATGGCAATGCCGCCGACCTTGCCAGCTACGGCGTTTCGGTGGTCGACCTGACCAAGACCAAGGGCGGCGACGGTGGCCTCAATCACGCCAAATTCGCCGACAATCCGATCCTGGTGCAGTTGCTCGGAAACCGCCTGCGCACGCCGGCTGGCCTGGCCTCGGACGAACCCGATCCGGCACAGCTCAACAATATCGGCCAGGGCCTCGGCAAGGCCGTCGGCTCGGTCGCCGAGGTGGTCATCACCACGCCGTTGAAAGTGCTGACCATCGTCACCGGCGGGTGA
- a CDS encoding SGNH/GDSL hydrolase family protein translates to MSDEQVRWLLKVIQPEATLAALPKGASLAREAHAGLLGLPVEIYATELCRMQKEASEAADALLADPAAASMVDRLPLRKGDKVVAFGDSLTSDPQSWAVVLREMLARRRGTHGISLTISAVAGETTTHGLVRVANVINSRPDWILFLFGTNDARTQGPHPTKTLVHHEETARNIAELRQRVSGETTANCIWITPPAVNEAQVAAHRGRRLRSMKRR, encoded by the coding sequence ATGTCGGACGAGCAAGTGCGCTGGCTTTTGAAGGTCATCCAGCCCGAGGCGACCTTGGCCGCCCTGCCCAAAGGCGCCAGCCTCGCCAGGGAAGCTCATGCCGGGCTCCTCGGCCTGCCGGTTGAGATCTACGCGACCGAACTTTGCCGCATGCAAAAGGAGGCCTCGGAAGCAGCCGACGCGTTGCTTGCCGACCCAGCCGCGGCATCGATGGTGGATCGTCTTCCGCTAAGGAAAGGGGACAAGGTAGTGGCGTTCGGCGACAGCTTGACGTCCGATCCCCAATCTTGGGCGGTAGTCCTTAGGGAAATGCTGGCGAGGCGTCGCGGCACCCACGGGATTTCGTTGACCATCAGCGCAGTCGCAGGCGAGACGACCACGCACGGTCTCGTGCGGGTCGCAAATGTCATCAATTCCCGGCCCGACTGGATACTCTTCCTCTTCGGTACGAATGACGCCCGCACGCAAGGCCCGCACCCCACGAAGACGCTCGTTCATCATGAGGAGACCGCGCGCAACATTGCCGAACTGCGGCAGCGCGTTTCAGGAGAGACCACGGCGAACTGTATCTGGATTACTCCGCCTGCGGTCAATGAAGCGCAGGTAGCGGCCCATCGGGGCCGCCGCCTGCGGTCAATGAAGCGCAGGTAG
- a CDS encoding NAD(P)H-binding protein, which produces MKHLIIGATGNIGSRVTQRLVDCGARPSVFVRSAKKAKALFGDHVDIHTGDLEKPGSPLNTAMAGVDGIFLLTDGSDLEKRDRAVSFAARHAGVRHIVKLSTLDVRTGIGTGPWHARGEDAIRRSGVAFTFIQAAGFMSNALGWSQSIRREGVLRSSTGGGKIAFIHPDDIAAVATAALSTRDHDGQALVITGRKALSYGEMAATIGRAIGKPVGFEEISDRQAYTDTVEWAGKGPYVDALVDIWRAVREGRLDTVTDGVKRVTGREPIPFAQWAAENAASFQ; this is translated from the coding sequence GTGAAACATCTCATCATCGGCGCCACGGGAAACATCGGCTCTCGGGTAACCCAGCGCCTCGTTGATTGCGGAGCGCGCCCGTCCGTTTTCGTGCGCAGCGCGAAGAAGGCCAAGGCCCTTTTCGGCGACCATGTCGATATCCATACCGGAGACCTCGAAAAGCCAGGCTCCCCGCTAAATACTGCGATGGCTGGGGTTGACGGTATATTCCTCCTGACTGATGGATCGGATCTCGAGAAGCGAGATCGCGCGGTCTCCTTCGCTGCCCGCCACGCAGGCGTACGACACATCGTCAAGCTCTCTACCCTGGACGTGCGAACCGGGATAGGCACCGGTCCGTGGCATGCACGCGGCGAGGATGCCATTCGGAGAAGCGGGGTGGCGTTCACGTTCATTCAGGCGGCCGGATTCATGTCCAACGCGCTCGGTTGGTCGCAATCCATCCGCCGCGAGGGCGTGCTGCGCTCGTCTACGGGTGGGGGCAAGATCGCATTCATCCATCCAGACGACATCGCTGCCGTCGCCACGGCCGCCCTGAGCACGCGCGACCACGACGGCCAGGCACTGGTGATCACTGGCCGCAAGGCGCTGTCCTATGGGGAGATGGCGGCCACGATAGGCAGAGCCATCGGCAAGCCTGTCGGCTTCGAGGAAATATCCGACCGGCAGGCGTACACCGACACCGTCGAATGGGCCGGGAAAGGCCCCTACGTCGATGCCCTTGTGGACATCTGGCGCGCGGTGCGCGAGGGCCGACTTGACACGGTGACGGACGGGGTAAAACGAGTGACTGGGCGGGAACCAATCCCGTTCGCTCAGTGGGCCGCCGAGAACGCCGCGTCGTTTCAATAG